In Acetomicrobium sp. S15 = DSM 107314, the following proteins share a genomic window:
- a CDS encoding FeoA family protein, producing the protein MNVEVSLNELPDEAEAYISSLPHGESGRRLEAMGLRPGKRIRKVYGMPFHGPITVSLDGRQIAIGHGISAKIKVRPASREENE; encoded by the coding sequence ATGAACGTGGAGGTGTCGTTGAACGAACTGCCGGACGAAGCCGAGGCGTATATATCGTCGCTACCGCACGGGGAGAGCGGCAGGAGACTCGAGGCTATGGGGTTGCGACCAGGCAAGCGGATCCGAAAAGTCTACGGGATGCCGTTCCATGGCCCCATAACCGTATCGCTGGACGGAAGGCAGATCGCGATAGGCCATGGCATCTCCGCTAAAATAAAAGTGCGGCCAGCTTCCAGGGAGGAAAACGAATGA